One Saccharomyces eubayanus strain FM1318 chromosome XVI, whole genome shotgun sequence DNA segment encodes these proteins:
- the KTR6 gene encoding putative mannosyltransferase: MHILLSKKIARFLLISVVFVFALMVTLNHPKTKQMSEQYLTPYLPSSLYPIAKVSVEEQRRIQQEEEEAEIKQSLEEAAIRNATNSAIKEKIKSYGGNETTLGYMVPSYINHRGSPPKACFVSLITEQDSMTQILLSIDEVQGKFNKDFAYPWVFISQGKIDDTKKEMIYQAMTDSMNGNSEVIDIKFAEIPEDEWTYPEWIDQNKAADSLIALVNIPDGDSRAVRYKARYLAGFFWRHPILDEFDWYWRVDPGIKLYCDIGYDLFRWMQDSGKVFGFTLSRSEAKEANDKIWDTTKKFGKDFPKFISENNFKAFITEKDSDNFNNCEFTSNFEIGNLNFYRSPAYKKFFEYIDKEGGIFYWKWTESIIHTIGLSMLLPKDKIHFFENIGFHYGKYDNCPMNDDIWEQYKCNCDQGNDFTFKKESCGGHYFDILKRDKPEGWDHVS, encoded by the coding sequence ATGCATATCCTCCtgagcaaaaaaatagcacGTTTTCTATTGATATCGGTCGTTTTCGTGTTTGCACTAATGGTGACTTTGAATCACCCGAAAACAAAGCAGATGTCTGAACAGTATTTGACGCCATATCTTCCGTCATCGCTGTACCCTATCGCAAAGGTTAGTGTGGAGGAACAAAGACGTATACAgcaggaagaagaagaagccgAAATTAAGCAATCTCTAGAGGAAGCAGCTATTAGAAATGCCACTAACAGTGCCattaaggaaaaaatcaaatcataTGGAGGTAATGAAACAACGCTAGGGTACATGGTTCCATCATATATCAACCACAGAGGGTCGCCACCAAAAGCTTGTTTTGTCTCATTAATCACAGAACAGGATTCCATGACCCAAATTCTACTGTCCATTGATGAAGTGCAAGGCAAGTTCAATAAGGATTTTGCGTACCCGTGGGTTTTCATTAGTCAGGGAAAGATTGACGATAcgaagaaagaaatgatttACCAGGCCATGACCGATTCCATGAATGGTAATTCTGAAGTGATCGACATTAAATTTGCAGAAATTCCTGAGGATGAATGGACGTACCCTGAGTGGATTGATCAGAATAAAGCGGCAGACTCACTAATTGCACTAGTAAACATCCCAGATGGTGACTCTAGAGCCGTTAGATATAAAGCAAGATATTTAGCCGGGTTTTTCTGGAGACATCCCATTTTGGACGAGTTTGATTGGTATTGGAGAGTGGATCCTGGTATCAAGTTGTATTGTGATATCGGGTATGATTTATTCAGATGGATGCAGGATTCTGGGAAAGTATTCGGGTTCACATTGAGCAGGAGTGAGGCTAAGGAAGCCAACGACAAGATCTGGGATACTACAAAgaaatttggtaaagatTTCCCCAAGTTTATATCAGAAAATAATTTCAAAGCCTTCATTACCGAAAAGGACTCTGacaatttcaacaattgTGAATTTACgtcaaattttgaaattggaaatttGAACTTTTATAGATCACCTGCgtataaaaaatttttcgaaTATATTGACAAAGAAGGTGGTATATTTTACTGGAAATGGACGGAATCTATTATTCATACAATTGGGTTATCGATGTTGTTGCCAAAGGATAAGATTCATTTCTTCGAGAATATCGGATTTCATTATGGAAAGTATGACAATTGCCCCATGAACGATGACATTTGGGAGCAATATAAATGTAATTGTGATCAAGGTAATGATTTTACCTTTAAAAAGGAGTCATGTGGTGGACACtactttgatattttgaagaggGATAAACCTGAAGGATGGGATCATGTATCATAG
- the ARL3 gene encoding Arf family GTPase ARL3, with protein MFHLVKGLYNNWNKKEQYSILILGLDNAGKTTFLETLKKEYSLAFKELEKIQPTVGQNVATIPVDSKQILKFWDVGGQESLRSMWSEYYSLCHGIIFIVDSSDRERLDECSTTLQSIVMDEEVEGVPILMLANKQDRQDRMEVQDIKQIFNKIAEHISARDSRVLPISALTGEGVKDALEWMIVRLDRNKKSRPPIYK; from the coding sequence ATGTTTCATCTAGTCAAAGGACTTTACAATAATTGGaataaaaaggaacaaTATTCAATACTAATATTAGGTCTAGATAATGCAGGTAAGACGACGTTCCTGGAgacattgaaaaaggaatatTCATTAGCAttcaaagaattggaaaaaatacagCCTACAGTGGGACAGAATGTGGCCACGATACCCGTTGATAGCAAACAAATCTTGAAGTTTTGGGATGTCGGCGGACAAGAATCATTAAGATCAATGTGGTCCGAATACTATTCCTTATGTCATGGTATAATTTTCATTGTGGACAGTTCAGATAGAGAGCGACTCGACGAATGTTCAACGACTTTACAGTCAATTGTAATGGACGAAGAGGTTGAAGGTGTGCCCATATTGATGCTGGCTAACAAACAGGATAGACAAGATAGGATGGAAGTACAAGATATCAaacaaatattcaataaaattgCGGAGCATATAAGCGCTAGAGATAGTAGGGTTTTACCAATCAGTGCGTTGACTGGGGAAGGTGTCAAAGATGCTCTTGAATGGATGATTGTCAGGCTGGacagaaataaaaagtcAAGACCGCCAatttataaataa
- the MNN9 gene encoding mannosyltransferase complex subunit MNN9: MSLSLVXYRLRKNPCLNIFLPVLAIFLIYIIFFQRDQSLLGLNGQSISQHKWAHEKENTFYFPFTKKYKMPKYSYKKKSGWLFNDHVEDIIPEGHIAHYDLNKLHSTPDAAVNKEHILILTPMQTFHQQYWDNLLQLNYPRELIELGFITPRTTTGDLALKKLESAIKKVQTDKKTQRFSKITILRQNSQSFDKLMEKERHALEVQKERRAAMALARNELLFSTIGPHTSWVLWLDADIIETPISLIQDMTQHNKAVLAANIYQRFYDQEKKQASIRPYDFNNWQESETGLEIASQMGDDEIIVEGYAEIATYRPLMAHFFDANGLQNEEMTLDGVGGGCTLVKAEVHRDGAMFPNFPFYHLIETEGFAKMAKRLNYDVFGLPNYLVYHIEEENH; encoded by the coding sequence ATGTCGTTATCTTTAGTATYGTACCGTTTAAGGAAAAACCCGTGTCTGAACATTTTCCTGCCCGTTTTGGCCATATTtctaatatatattattttcttccaaagagaTCAATCCTTACTGGGACTTAATGGGCAATCGATTTCTCAACACAAATGGGCCCATGAGAAGGAAAACACATTCTACTTTCCTTTCACCAAGAAATATAAGATGCCAAAGTATTCctataaaaagaaaagcggCTGGCTGTTTAATGACCACGTAGAGGATATTATTCCAGAAGGTCATATCGCCCATTACgatttgaacaaattgCACTCCACACCGGATGCAGCTGTCAATAAGGAACACATTCTGATTTTGACCCCAATGCAAACATTTCACCAGCAATACTGGGATAATTTGCTACAGCTAAATTATCCTCGGGAGTTGATTGAATTGGGGTTCATTACTCCAAGAACAACCACTGGTGACTTagctttaaaaaaattagaaagTGCTATTAAAAAAGTTCAAACTGACAAGAAAACCCAAAGATTCAGTAAAATCACTATTTTACGACAGAATTCTCAAAGTTTTGATAAGTtgatggaaaaggaaagacaTGCTTTAGAAGTTCAAAAGGAGAGACGTGCAGCTATGGCTTTAGCTCGTAAcgaattattattttccaCTATAGGCCCTCACACTTCGTGGGTTTTATGGCTAGATGCCGATATCATAGAGACACCAATATCTTTAATTCAGGATATGACTCAGCACAACAAAGCCGTCTTGGCTGCCAATATCTACCAAAGATTCTAtgaccaagaaaagaaacaagcaTCGATTAGACCATACGACTTTAACAACTGGCAAGAGAGTGAAACTGGTTTGGAAATAGCTTCACAAATGGGTGACGACGAGATTATCGTGGAAGGTTATGCAGAAATTGCCACTTACAGACCACTAATGGCCCATTTTTTTGACGCCAACGGGTtacaaaatgaagaaatgaCATTGGATGGTGTTGGTGGTGGTTGTACTTTAGTTAAAGCAGAAGTTCATAGAGACGGTGCTATGTTCCCCAATTTCCCATTTTACCACTTGATTGAAACAGAAGGTTTTGCCAAGATGGCCAAGAGACTAAACTACGATGTATTTGGTTTGCCAAATTATCTAGTGTATCACATAGAGGAAGAGAACCATTAA
- the DIG1 gene encoding Dig1p, with translation MHARQALGFAYKQRFRHLIYGLFFTSVSCWGYHYVCLLFCGFRFAISHYIDQTQFKESASLVRIVHQVQVYIQRTRGQKVRMAVSERLRTAGESTSVARASYPTGDVEADTKSGSSCSIRSPVDGSLTGQEAELEPSPGEGEEEEKEEELVADHADGEAAATRKRKLQPLKNPKKSLKRSKVPAPLNLSESNNSTHATNSREGSLASSNSAYFPPISNQSIKSAPAKVTQHSKFQPRVQYMGKASSRQSIQVNNNTGANYGKAPMPSAGMMTAMNPYMPMNRYIMSPYYNPYGLPPPHMANKPMMTPYGSYPYPMAPRTSVPFAMQSNSARPYEENEYGATGYRNKRVNDFSDSPLSGTASAGKPRRSEEGSGNSSVGSSANASPTRQRTDLGPADVIHAEEYHFERDPLLSANSKATSASTSMSRGRGSSSPRTREAEPDEDDEEGTDLAIEDGAVPTPTFTTFQRSLQQQQSPTLLQGEIRLSSHIFAFEFPVSSSNVDKRMFMSICNKVWNESKELAKKPSHHRKSK, from the coding sequence ATGCATGCGAGGCAGGCGTTGGGCTTTGCTTATAAGCAACGGTTTCGCCACTTGATATACGGACTGTTCTTTACATCTGTTTCGTGCTGGGGCTACCATTACgtttgtttgcttttttgcGGTTTCCGGTTTGCGATCTCGCACTATATAGATCAAACGCAGTTTAAGGAATCAGCAAGCCTCGTAAGGATTGTGCATCAGGTGCAGGTATACATACAGAGAACAAGAGGACAGAAAGTGAGAATGGCTGTGTCAGAGCGTTTGAGAACAGCAGGCGAGAGTACGTCTGTAGCTAGAGCGTCGTACCCGACTGGAGATGTGGAAGCGGACACGAAGAGTGGCAGCAGCTGCAGCATTAGGAGTCCGGTAGACGGAAGTTTAACTGGCCAGGAGGCAGAGTTGGAGCCGAGCCCAGGGGAGGGggaggaggaggagaaGGAGGAGGAGCTGGTTGCAGACCATGCGGACGGTGAGGCAGCTGCTAcgaggaagaggaagttGCAGCCGTTGAAGAACCCCAAGAAATcactgaaaagaagcaaagtCCCGGCGCCGCTGAACTTGTCAGAGAGCAATAACAGTACACACGCCACCAATTCTAGAGAGGGCAGCTTGGCTTCGTCCAACTCGGCGTATTTCCCGCCCATCAGCAACCAGAGTATCAAGAGTGCTCCCGCGAAGGTCACACAGCATTCTAAGTTCCAGCCTCGCGTGCAGTACATGGGGAAGGCCAGTTCCAGGCAGTCCATACAGGTGAATAATAACACTGGCGCCAACTACGGGAAGGCACCCATGCCCTCGGCGGGTATGATGACCGCAATGAACCCTTACATGCCCATGAACCGCTACATAATGTCTCCGTATTATAACCCGTACGGCCTCCCTCCGCCCCACATGGCGAACAAGCCCATGATGACGCCCTACGGTTCGTACCCATACCCGATGGCTCCTCGGACCTCCGTTCCCTTTGCCATGCAGTCCAACAGCGCTAGGCCCTACGAGGAGAACGAATACGGTGCCACCGGCTACAGAAATAAAAGAGTGAACGACTTTTCGGACTCACCATTGAGTGGCACAGCTTCCGCCGGGAAACCCAGGAGGTCTGAGGAAGGCTCAGGCAACTCCAGTGTGGGCTCGAGTGCAAATGCCAGCCCCACACGCCAACGCACAGATTTGGGCCCTGCAGACGTGATTCATGCAGAGGAATATCACTTCGAAAGGGATCCTCTACTCTCGGCCAACTCTAAAGCTACGAGCGCGAGCACGAGCATGAGCAGGGGCAGAGGTTCGTCTTCACCACGCACACGCGAAGCTGAACCcgatgaagacgacgaaGAGGGCACTGACTTGGCCATTGAGGACGGAGCCGTCCCCACGCCCACCTTCACGACGTTCCAGCGCAGtctgcagcagcagcaatcACCCACCCTTCTCCAGGGCGAAATCCGACTCTCGTCCCATATCTTTGCCTTTGAGTTTCCCGTGAGCTCGAGCAATGTCGATAAGAGAATGTTTATGAGCATATGTAACAAGGTATGGAACGAATCAAAAGAACTGGCTAAAAAGCCATCGCATCacagaaaaagcaaatga
- the CAM1 gene encoding translation elongation factor EF1B gamma — protein sequence MQGPCKPPLLVSSSARAEPSRGIFHACCCCCRALTVDSCFPLSKTGKRPVQYSLQRESFLVFLAFLFSAALDVTVCVLTLPFFPFFLLFLPSCCSSGCINLYKDISTHTHAHTHTHTDANKHTYLFFILLFSRLQEMSQGTLYANFRIRTWVPRGLVKALKLDVNVVAPENAAAQFAKDFPLKKVPAFVGPNGFKLTEAMAINYYLVKLSSDEKMKAQLLGAEDDLNAQAQIIRWQSLANNDFCIQMVNAVAPLKGDVPYNKKNVDAAMDAIAKIVDVFDDRLRNNTYLVTESVSLADLVAASIFTRFFENLFGFEWRAQHPAIVRWFNTIRDSSFLKDEYKGFSFTDKPLSPPRKNKEEAKPVPAPAPAPAPAPSATPSRRPKHPLELLGKPTFALDEWKRMYSNADTRAVALPWFWQNYNPEEYSLWKVTYKYNEELTLTFMSNNLIGGFLNRLVGSTKYLFGCLIVYGENNDNGITGVFMVRGQDHVPAFDVAPDWESYDFAKLDPSSKDDQEFVNNMWAWDKPVSVNGEPKEIVDGKVFK from the coding sequence ATGCAAGGCCCGTGCAAGCCACCGCTGCTTGTTTCATCTTCGGCCCGCGCTGAGCCCAGTCGGGGAATTTTTCACgcttgctgctgctgctgcaggGCACTGACTGTTGATTCTTGTTTTCCGCTTTCCAAGACCGGGAAGAGGCCTGTTCAGTATAGTCTGCAGAGAGAGTCCTTTCTGGTTTTTCTggcttttttattttctgcaGCACTTGATGTGACTGTTTGCGTGCTTACGCTCCCCTTCTTCCCCTTCTTCCTCTTATTCTTGCCTTCGTGCTGCTCTTCTGGCTGTATTAATCTGTACAAAGACATAAGtacacacacacacgcacacacacacacacacacagACGCAAACAAGCACACGtaccttttctttatacttttattttcacGGCTACAAGAGATGTCACAAGGTACTTTATACGCAAATTTCAGAATCAGAACCTGGGTCCCAAGAGGCCTTGTCAAAGCTTTGAAGCTGGATGTCAATGTTGTTGCGCCAGAAAACGCTGCTGCGCAGTTCGCCAAGGACTTCCCATTGAAGAAGGTCCCGGCCTTTGTGGGCCCAAATGGCTTCAAGTTGACCGAGGCCATGGCCATCAACTACTATCTGGTCAAGCTTTCGTCAGATGAAAAGATGAAGGCCCAACTGCTGGGTGCTGAGGACGATTTGAACGCCCAAGCACAGATCATTAGATGGCAGTCGCTGGCCAACAACGACTTTTGCATCCAGATGGTTAACGCCGTCGCCCCTTTAAAGGGGGACGTTCCctacaacaagaaaaacgtCGACGCCGCCATGGATGCCATTGCCAAGATAGTCGACGTCTTCGACGACAGGTTGCGGAACAACACCTATCTGGTCACTGAAAGCGTGTCTTTGGCCGACTTGGTCGCTGCTTCCATCTTCACCAGGTTCTTCGAAAACCTGTTCGGCTTCGAGTGGAGAGCCCAGCATCCGGCCATCGTCAGATGGTTCAACACCATTAGGGACTCCTCCTTTTTGAAGGACGAGTACAAGGGCTTTTCCTTCACCGATAAACCATTGTCCCCCCCACGTAAGAATAAGGAAGAGGCCAAGCCAGTACCAGCACCAGCACCAGCACCAGCACCAGCACCGAGCGCAACTCCTTCCCGGAGGCCAAAACACCCTTTGGAGCTGTTGGGCAAGCCCACCTTCGCCTTGGATGAATGGAAGAGAATGTACTCCAACGCAGACACCAGAGCGGTGGCTTTGCCCTGGTTCTGGCAGAACTACAACCCGGAGGAGTACTCCCTCTGGAAGGTTACCTACAAGTACAATGAAGAACTGACCTTGACCTTCATGTCCAATAACCTAATCGGTGGGTTCTTGAACAGGTTGGTCGGCTCCACCAAGTATTTGTTCGGCTGTCTCATCGTCTACGGCGAAAACAACGACAACGGTATCACTGGTGTCTTCATGGTCAGGGGCCAAGACCACGTTCCAGCCTTCGACGTCGCTCCAGATTGGGAGTCCTACGATTTCGCCAAGTTGGACCCCTCCAGCAAGGACGACCAGGAATTCGTCAACAACATGTGGGCCTGGGACAAGCCAGTCTCTGTCAATGGCGAACCAAAGGAAATTGTTGACGGTAAGGTTTTCAAATAA
- the SGF11 gene encoding SAGA histone acetyltransferase complex subunit SGF11 — MTKETITIDSISNGILNNLLTTLIQDIVAQETTQQQLLKTRYPDLRSYYHDPNGSLDINGLRKQQESSQYIHCENCGRDVSANRLAAHLQRCLSRGARR, encoded by the coding sequence ATGACCAAAGAAACTATTACCATAGACTCTATTTCAAATGGGATACTTAATAACCTGTTGACTACGCTCATCCAGGACATCGTGGCGCAGGAAACCACTCAACAACAGCTGCTGAAGACGAGGTATCCAGACCTTCGCAGCTACTACCACGACCCAAACGGATCTCTTGATATTAACGGACTACGCAAACAACAAGAGTCGTCCCAATATATTCACTGTGAAAATTGTGGAAGAGACGTATCGGCAAATAGACTGGCGGCTCATTTGCAAAGATGCCTGAGTAGAGGTGCTAGACGTTAG
- the ELC1 gene encoding elongin C yields MSQDPVILVSNDNKEYEIPRSAAMVSPTLKAIIEGSFKESKGRIELKEFDSHILEKVVEYLNYNYKYSGVEGDDDEDIPEFEIPTEMSLELLLAADYLNI; encoded by the coding sequence ATGTCTCAAGATCCAGTTATCCTTGTCTCGAACGATAATAAAGAGTACGAAATACCACGATCTGCAGCTATGGTTTCACCAACCTTAAAGGCTATTATTGAGGGCTCCTTCAAGGAAAGTAAAGGCAGGATAGAACTCAAGGAGTTTGATTCGCACATTCTAGAAAAAGTTGTGGAATACCTAAATTACAATTACAAATACAGCGGTGTTGAGggagatgatgatgaagatattccagaatttgaaatacCGACTGAAATGTCGTTAGAGCTGCTACTTGCGGCAGActatttaaatatttga
- the VPS16 gene encoding tethering complex subunit VPS16, which translates to MKNPSFDWEKLKDVFYRNRAIGELKWPTQYEDFRCALSSTVIAVEIQDFIQIYDYFGQLLGKINLLKTHEDIIKFEFDKNEKLILVTSRSVRIVKSWTPLIIENVPLEDSNVDTIWDYHNGIMLLKESRDIYKLNGNEWELLYKNKDKKYNLLTKNHWSCNDEVIILLDVDHVYQVSTSNGTLLKLIADSSWHKVTISSKGFICLYNMKYNKLQIFKDPTRVLMEHDLESXPDDVCWCGNDTIACSFEDEIKLYGPDGLYVTFWYPYNVTNLRAEIDGLKVITTEKIYFLSRVQQQTSNIFRIGSTEPGAMLLDSFSLLENHAPKAIEILKNFDLKRGVLDCIAAAVDEFEPKLQKILLNSASFGKASLNYKSFDAGIFVDACKVIRLLNCFRSFGIFLTAEEYKSISLKGVVDRLLVYHKYYECIRICKMADKPILLGYVFTEWAKDKIKDSPDMEDDELLETVKSRLDSVGDMDTIQMIAISNVAYLEGRFKLSRDLALLEKNEEAKIEQLFKLDDDSLALKECVQVQNSSLTVSLLVALSKKLTNSQLTKLLILDMSNNPLYIYYMRNDKAYLYDFYRQTDRFIDLAHVLLQQGKEQQSLHSFLPQIRDLYSKIQNSEMASDVTGLLLRQEKLWVYQESLGKRFGISFADMTLDQTLSKLIETGQEKQVKEIVKKFKVNEKKLYHLKCRMLVETKKFDQLMQFAQSKKSPIGYMPFYRYLRSRGHTKEAASYVNMIPGLSYQEKKKLYLDCESFYNVIQLAGKERDIPGLKEIYNIIPANEPELKALANETMGRI; encoded by the coding sequence ATGAAGAACCCCAGCTTTGATTGGGAAAAGTTAAAAGATGTATTTTATAGAAATAGGGCCATTGGCGAGTTGAAATGGCCTACTCAATACGAAGACTTTAGATGTGCGTTGTCATCAACTGTCATTGCAGTAGAGATCCAAGACTTTATACAGATATACGACTATTTTGGACAGTTACTGGGTAAGATTAACTTACTGAAAACTCATGAagatataataaaattCGAATTTGATAAGAACGAAAAGCTGATATTGGTAACGAGTCGCTCCGTAAGGATTGTGAAAAGTTGGACACCATTGATAATCGAAAATGTGCCACTGGAAGACTCAAATGTAGATACAATCTGGGATTACCATAATGGAATCATGCTGTTAAAAGAATCTCGCGATATATACAAGTTAAACGGCAATGAATGGGAACTGCTTTATAAgaataaagataaaaagtACAATTTATTAACAAAAAACCATTGGAGTTGCAATGACGAAGTTATCATTCTACTAGATGTTGACCACGTGTACCAGGTGAGTACCTCAAATGGAACGTTACTGAAGCTGATTGCAGATTCCTCGTGGCACAAGGTAACGATATCGTCTAAAGGCTTTATTTGTCTTTATAACATGAAGTACAATAAGTTACAAATATTTAAAGATCCCACAAGAGTATTGATGGAACACGACTTGGAGTCTTYACCAGATGATGTATGTTGGTGTGGCAATGATACTATTGCTTGCTCCTTCgaagatgaaatcaaaTTGTACGGACCAGATGGTCTGTATGTAACATTTTGGTACCCATATAACGTAACAAACCTAAGGGCAGAAATTGATGGTTTGAAAGTCATCactactgaaaaaatttactTTTTATCAAGAGTGCAACAACAAACTTCGAATATCTTTAGAATTGGATCAACCGAGCCGGGGGCTATGCTGCTGGATTCATTTAGTCTACTGGAGAACCACGCGCCCAAAGCgattgaaattttgaagaatttcgATCTAAAAAGAGGCGTACTGGACTGTATTGCTGCAGCAGTAGATGAATTCGAGCCCAAACTGCAGAAGATACTATTGAATTCCGCATCCTTTGGGAAAGCTTCTTTAAATTACAAGTCCTTTGATGCAGGTATATTCGTGGACGCTTGTAAGGTAATAAGATTACTGAACTGTTTCAGAAGttttggtatttttttgactGCGGAGGAGTACAAGAGTATTTCTCTGAAAGGTGTCGTTGATAGGTTACTGGTGTACCACAAGTATTACGAATGCATACGGATATGCAAAATGGCAGATAAACCAATCCTCTTAGGATACGTATTTACCGAGTGGGcaaaagacaaaatcaaagataGTCCTGACATGGAGGATGATGAACTATTAGAGACAGTCAAATCCCGGTTGGATTCTGTAGGTGATATGGATACAATACAAATGATTGCTATTTCGAACGTTGCATATTTAGAAGGACGGTTCAAGTTATCTCGAGATTTAGCTCTATTAGAAAAGAACGAAGAAGCCAAAATTGAGCAGCTTTTCAAGCTTGATGATGATAGTCTGGCGCTCAAAGAGTGTGTTCAAGTACAGAATTCTAGTTTGACGGTTTCACTTTTGGTTGCActctcaaaaaaattaacaaacTCCCAATTAACAAAGCTTTTGATCCTTGATATGTCCAACAATCCTTTGTATATCTATTACATGAGGAACGACAAAGCTTATTTGTACGATTTTTATCGCCAAACAGATCGATTTATCGATTTGGCTCACGTCCTATTGCAACAAGGAAAGGAACAACAATCTTTACACAGCTTTTTACCACAAATTAGAGACCTTTATAGCAAAATACAGAATAGCGAAATGGCTAGCGATGTCACCGGGCTGCTTCtaagacaagaaaaattgtgGGTGTACCAGGAGTCTCTAGGCAAAAGATTCGGTATTTCATTCGCTGATATGACATTGGATCAAACGCTTTCAAAATTGATCGAAACAGGACAAGAAAAGCAGGTAAAGGAAATAGTGAAAAAGTTTAAAgtaaatgaaaagaaattgtatCACCTAAAATGTAGAATGCTGGTtgaaaccaagaaattcGACCAACTGATGCAATTTGCTCAGTCAAAGAAATCACCAATTGGCTACATGCCCTTTTATAGATATCTGAGAAGCAGAGGGCATACAAAAGAAGCGGCTTCTTATGTCAATATGATACCTGGGCTTTcttaccaagaaaaaaagaaactgtACTTGGATTGTGAGAGTTTCTACAATGTAATTCAACTGGCGGGCAAAGAGAGAGACATACCGGGCTTAAAAGAAATATACAACATTATACCGGCCAATGAACCAGAACTAAAGGCGCTCGCCAATGAAACAATGGGTAGGATATAG